The genomic window AAACATCATCCTCCCTGATCTAAAGAACTGAGCCCATGATCTTACCTAGAGACAAAAAGATAGCACTTCTTTCTGGAAAATACTTAAAATACAACTGAGTCTCCAGTTTAGATTTCACTACTTACCAGAAGTCTAAATCACAATCTGAGATTATTCATCTACAAGATGATCTGCTCATACGTAGTCCATCTTACACCACTCACCTCACATTTTTTTggagaaagcatttttttaaactgtgaagAGGTATAAATATAAGTCACTTAGCTCAGTGGTAGTAATGTGGCAAAGGGAGCagcttgagtcaggaagacctgagtttgtcTCCCCTCAGACATATGACAGTCACAGCCTGGCAATGCGTGAGGCACTCAAGAGGGTTCTCATAAGTTTGTAATTTCCATTTCTTACCGGGAAACCCTTACGCTAAAGGTTCTAAAACTTTTTGGTCAAAGGaaccctttacactcttaaaaattactgaggatgTCCCCCAAAGACTTTTCATGAGTTACATCCAtcaatatttttagaaattatgaaaaattttGACCTTGCAAGACCCCTGAAAGGATGTCCGAAAACCCAGACCAAACTTTGAGAAACACTGACTTACATCAGTAAAGTAGACATTATGGAGAAAGATCCATATTAAAATGAATTGCCTGAACTACTAAGCCTACCtacaagtaaaataaaattgcCTCAGTTTATTTGCTTCAGGTAAAATAAATGCCAATACAATCTTCCCTGGAAGGGCTTCACAGGATTGACATTTCTGTGATATCTCTGAACTAGCATATCTTAGTTCAATGCAGGTTTAAAGTAAGACACGGTCTTTTCCAGTCTTAAGGGTTAAGGCCCTGGAGGCTGCAGGCATTCAATTAAGGACCAGAACTAAAGTTACGTAGAAACAGGAGCCAGAATGACAGAATGACAGGGAGAAATTCTAATGGTGAATTATATACCAACAAAGTCAATACTTTGCCTTGGTCTCATACTAACAACTTAccttgtatttttccttttgcaacTGATTTACTTTCCTGGGTTCCCAACAACATTTTCTGATTAATGGGGAGTAGGAAGGCACAAGGAAAAAGAATATATTGCATTGATCCCTAATAGTGGTCCACTTCCATTACCCAGGCTCAGATTCCCCCAGGGAAATATAAGCAGCAGAACAAGAGAGGGTCATTTGCTTTTTCAAAAACCAGTTCCTTCACACGGTTTAGACTGGGGAGAAATGATGACCGAATGAGTCATGGTTGTCCCTCCATCCCCAACCAACGAAATGAGAAGACAAAACAGCTCTGGAAAGAAGTTCTTCCCAAGTCTTGCCTGGGTTTGAGGCACTACCTTAGTACCCTCCCTCCCTACATGTATAAGCCAGGGGAAGATACCAGAAAGAGCTTccaggggaaagaaggaggagcagGGGCCAGGACTCAGGCTGTGTTTTGACCCAACGTTTATTGTCCTTTTACAACATGTTTTTGGTTTAGAAACTGCTTGtgattagttaatttatttttccaacaTTAACTCAAAagcatgtaaaataaaatgaacctACTCACTATGTAAACACCCAGCAGCTGTGGCCCTTATCCTGGTGTGGACGGGGAAAGAAGGGACAGCATGGGCAGCATGGAGTGAAGTTCAGGCGCTTTTATTACTGCCGGGGGCTGGACGCTGGCTCCCTTGCTCACGCCCCACACAGGCCACCCCGCCCGCTGTACCCCACCCCAAACTACAACAGAAATGGCGCAGGCTCAAGGCCCCGAATTCCCTGTTGGTAATTCACTCTCCGCCTCCCAAATGAAAATCGCTTTTATTTTATcgcttttgttttgtattttttgcaACAGAAACCCCCTGTCCAGAGTCTGACTGCAGCTTAACTGTTCGGACTGAGGAATGGAGCAGGCCCTGGGTGCCTCCAGTCCCTCTCAGGCAAGAACCTCCCTCCCCCAGGGACCGAGGCCAGGCCAGCTTGCTCCGTGGCCAGCCGCTGCCGCTTAGCCATACAGGTCATCGTCATTGTCTTCCGTGTACACGTTGCCTCCTGTGCCTCCTCCACTGCCCTGGCTGGGGCCAGCCCCGCCTTGGTTCCCTGAGGGGAATCTGCAGGCCAAAAGAGCTTCATTAGGACCTGGTCAGAGGCAGCCTCCTCCAACCCTAAGAGACTATCTAATCTGACCCATTTATTGATAGGACCGAGGGTaaatagcttgcccaaggtcacatggagagGGAGAATTAGAAGCCTGATATGGGGTCCAGGCAAGTTCTGCCATGGGCCAGGTCCCTTCTACTGTACCTTCTTTCTCTGGCCACCCGCCCAGCATGACCAACTCCCAAGCAAACAGGTGCTATTCCATCTTTCTTTAGCCGgtccattttcccttttccctcccaatGGTCTAGAATGTCTACAAGCCAACCCCCAAGTTCCTGTCTCGGATTTCACCTCACAAATCCCATCCCTCTTACCTGAAGCTGCCAAAGCCCCTGCTCTGCTGAAGGGTCTGGGCAAACATCTCATATTTCCGGATATCATTGTCACTGACAGAGCGGCGGGCAAAGCGCATGGCCTCTTCAAAGTGGTCCCGGCGGATCTCAGGGACTGGGTCATCCTCTTCTACCTCCTGCAGGGTTGAAAGAGGTGAGCAGGGGTTAAGGCCTATTAGGGTGTGCCAACCTCGGCTCTCCCTTTCTGCCCCCTTCTCCCTTAAAGAGCTCAGGGCAACTAGCACCTCACACCTGGTAACAGAGGTTAACCCAAGATAAGGCCCAGGATCCAGGTGGGTCCCACAGTCTTGCTGTGCTATACAAAGACACAGCATGAGGGGCTACTGAGAATCATGCCTAATGCTGTCTTTAAAATGGCCAAACACCCTCCAAATTCTCTGTAGTGATCCATTACATCAGATGGGTAAAACCTCCTGGGCAGCTATATAACCTTCATGATTTGCTCACCTACTTTGCAAAgtgtgtgttggggggtgggggtgtaggtgtgtgggtgtgggtggtcCAAAAGAGTGATTCCCCCAGTGTCCCACTCAGAGATTTGGTCTTCCCAATCCTGAGGTCACAGCACTCTTATCTACCATACAACAAGGATGCCTCTCAAAAATCTCTCTGCTGACTGgacagaagacagagacaaaaataactATAATTCATGGCAGAAGGtggcagaataaaaaaaatgctctgagaATTTAGGGGGAGGAAGCAATTCCTTACACTGCTGGGGACTGCATAGAGAAGCTGGCATCTGAGCAGTGATTTCAAGGCAGGATAAGACTAGGAAATGACAAGCAGTATGTTTTGGTTACAAGTCAAATAATTTAAGTCAAAGAatattaaagttggaaggaactttacaAAAAGAACAGTATaacatgaagtcaggaagttaCTGGATCCAGACTATGGAGGGTTTTAAATAATAGTTTAGAGTTTACTTGGTAGAcgagtttttcatttttgtttttccaatatgGTCGGGCATGTGTAACAGAAAGATGACCTTGGCAATGGTGTAAAGGATAGATTAGAGTGAGGCAAgactcaagaagaaaaaaacaaaaagtgctTTCAACTATCTAGGTGGTCACTGGAGTTTGAAGCAGGGTGGTGGGTAGTGGGAGAATAAAGAAGGGGATGGATTCGAAATACCACCAAAGAATCAAGACAACTTAGCAATTAACTGCATGTGGAGGGTGAAGGAGAATAtagagtcaaagatgacttggAGGTTTTGAGGTGGATGACTAgggcaatgatgatgatgatgctataAATATAGGAAAATATATTCCTATATTTAGGGGtgtgagggggtggggaagataaGCTGTTCAGTTCTGTTCACACTGAGTTCATGCAGAAGATATGTTACAATAGAGTTCGAGAATGAGTTCAGGATTAAAGATACAAATGTAGAAGTTATCAGAATAAGAGTGATAATTGAAATAAACTGAATGGCTAAAATACCCAAGGGACAGAAAGCAAAGTGGACAGATAAGgccagaggaggagaaaaaaagggactAACAGAGAGCCAAAAAGTCCAGTTTAAATGTGAGGAGGGGAGCTATATCCAGAAGGACATGTTCGTTTGTCAAGTACAACATCAAGGTCAAGGAAAAGGCAGAGTAAAAAAGCCACTGGGTTTGGTGATGAGACAGCTGATAGCTTTAAAAGCCATTTCAGTAAAAGCACTGGTGAAAGCCAGATTATAAAAAGCATTGAGGAACATGTGAATAATGAAGTTACAGCAGCAGTTTGGTGAAGGGCTAAAGACAGAACAATAGCTTGAAGGATATATAAAGGCAAGGATTTTTCTTTCAAGGATTAGTACTTTCCTTGGTAGTCAAATGGAGAAAATTAGTGTAAGAGAAGGAAGCTTGGAAGTGATGAGATCAAGGAGTTGGTACAATGGAACAAAGGAATACATGAAAACTTAAGGAGGCTTTCACTAGAGGAATAAGAGACTGCCTTGTctccccatcagaatgtaaactccttggtgGGAAAAGTCCTATAATATATATGCCTCAGGAGCACAGTACTGTTCCAGTGTTCCTTAAAGCCTGATGAAATGGGAAGAAGACTTACCATGGCAGAGGGGTTGGTCTGCCTTTCCCGCTCTCGTCGGATCTCACTCTCAATGGATTCACGGATAGCCAGTTTGCAAGCACGCTGGCAGATCTCTGTCAGGTCGGCCCCAGAGAAGCCGTTAGTCATCTTGGCCAGGAACTCTAAGTCTACATCCTGTACAAAGTCAGAAAGCAAATTCAGCACTCAGACCTGAAGTCCCAAACAGAAGGTCCTCCTTCCCCTGCTTCACCCTAATTCTTCCTTGTATAATGACCATCCCAGACCCTGAAACCAGAATTCACAAGAAATTTACAAGGGCTACCTAAGGAATACTCCAAACATGGTCTAAATATTTCTGTTGGTAAAACAATCTGGGAGGACCACTTTCTCACCACACCAGGCTGCTGTAGGAAAGAGACATGGTTGTCAACTTATCCCCCAATCCCTCTAACTCACCTTGGCAACAGGTGACTTTCTCAGGTTGGCCTTAAGAATTGCAACACGGGACTTCTCATCAGGCAGAGGTATGTAGATGAGCTGGTCCAAGCGTCCAGGCCTTAGAATTGCAGGGTCAATGATATCAGGCCGGTTGGTGGCACCAATGATGAACACGTTCTTCTTTGTGGACATACCGTCCATCTCTGTCAGGATCTGGTTGATGACTCTGTCAGCAGCACCTCCTCCATCTCCAATGTTGCCACCACGAGCCTTGGCAATTGAATCCAGTTCATCAAAGAACAGAACACAGGGGGCAGCTTGGCGGGCCTTCACAGAAGAATGATGTGCAGAGATATGAACCCTTGCATAGGCACTCACTCCTCCCTCCCAAAGACTCCTTCATTCCCACATCCAATGGCTTTGGTTAGATAATGCTGAGATGGTTTCATAATTCAGTTTGAACACACACCACCCAGTCAGTTTGGAAATCCATAGGGTAAGTAAGAGTCTTGATCCAACACAGGGCTTACCTTGTCAAATATCTCACGGACATTGGCCTCAGACTCGCCAAACCACATGGTGAGAAGTTCAGGACCCTTGATGGAGATGAAGTTTGCCTGGCATTCATTGGCGATAGCTTTGGCCAATAGGGTTTTTCCACAGCCAGGGGGTCCATAGAACAGGACACCCTTGGAAGGTGTCATACCAAACTTGAGGAACTTGTCTGGATGTTCCACAGGGTACTAGATGAAAAAAGAGCTCAGAGTCAGCCTTTAATATGAGGAATTGGGAAGAGAGATTAATCAATAAACACCTCCCCTTCTGGGAATAGAAAAGCCAAGTCACACACCCAGTTTGTTTCAAACCAACAGTCTCTCACATCCAGAAAACTCAGGTTCCATTCCAGGCATCCAAAAGTAGGCTCACTTGCTACCACAACCCCTGGAGAGTAGGTACTAGAAGCCTTACTCACCATTCTGCAGAACTCTGTACCACTCCTAAACTTCAAGACCCCCTCACCTGAACGAGCTCTTGAAGCTCCCGCTTGACATCCTCCAGACCACCAATGTCCTCCCAGGTCACCTGTGGCACCTCCACAACAGTCTCCCGAAGTGCTGAAGGATTGCTCTGGCTCAGGGCCCACTAGTGCAGGAGGAAAGAGCTGGAATAAGACTGTTAAAggaacagaaggagaaagaaagaaggaattatGAGGGGTACCCTTACCCGGAAGTCATCCATGGTGACAGCCAGAGAGTTCATGACTTCAGCATCAATGGTCTCATCCTCCAGGTCAATGAGGTCCATTTTCTTTCGAATGGCCTGCAGTGCTGCCTCTGAACAGAGGGCTGCCAGATCTGCACCTACATGTCCGTGGGTCTCATTGGCCACCTGTAGGCAAAAGGATTATGTGGTTAGAGTCCACCTCCATACCAGAAGTCCTCTTACTTCCTGATTGTGCAGCTACTGTTTGAAAAGAAGGCTGCTCTCACTCCATACATGCCAGGCCTCCTGGAATCTcttgcttatttccttctccataagtTCCTCCTGCTATGATGTAGTCCCCTAGCCTTCACCTCTCAGGACACAAGGCACTAACAGATTTGCCTTCAGGATTTCAACTGTTCTATTCTCCAAGTCACAAGCTGCCCATTACTGCTCAGGGGACACTTTACACTTGTCAAACTCAAGGCTCTCAGTGACTGGGGCCTTGACACACATCAATGTTTCCCTTGCCACAGTCTTATTTTGACTGTTACCCACAACACACACCCATGCTGAGTAAACTTATTTCAAAATAACctcaaaattgcttttctttccatACAAGTTCACTGAAGATCACAGTTTAGTTCCCAAAGTTCAGGCCTCTAGCTATATCTCTGGTCCAATAAGTGCTCCACTTCAACAATCTACTAGAGTCCAGCTCCAGAGTCACTGGGGCTCAGCAAACTCTCCCCTCATCCTTCTTGTAGATCCAGATCCCTCTGCTTACCCCCTAAGGTCTTACCTGTTCTAGGTCTACATCATCCGCCAGCTTCATGTTCTTGGTATGAATCTGCAAAATCTCCAAGCGTCCTGTGGCATCAGGAATTCCAATATCTACCTCCCTATCAAATCGACCTGTGGGGATGTATGTATACACAACTCAATCCTGGGCTCTGGTCACATGTGCCTGCCCCCTTCCCAATGGAAACGTGGGTAGAAGGGAGGGCGCCTATTGTTATGTGAtctggggaagaaaataaaaggggaggaaaagggaaagggaccagAAGTTCAGGAAAAGCAGTGGCAGGAATCTGTTACTACCCAGCGCAACATGCTAGATCTTAAGATCATacatatgatcctatgatcaccTAGAGAAGAGCATTCATCAGAAATACCAAGGGATCATTACCAAACCGTCTAAGAGCTGGGTCAATGCTGTTGGGTCTGTTGGTTGCTGCCATAACGATCACATGCGCTCTCTGTTTCAAACCATCCATGAGAGTCAATAGTTGCGACACGATTCGACGTTCTACCTCTCCATGGGTCTGTCAAAGCACAAGGTCCCTGGTCAATATGGGCAAGCTTATACCCCAATTTCCTTCACCTGAGTCTTCTCTCCCTTAGAGTCCATACCTTCTCTCTCTTGGGAGCAATGGCATCCAGCTCATCAATGAAAATTATGGCAGGAGcattcttctctgcctcttcaaaagcCTTCCTCAGGTTGCTCTCTGACTCACCAGCCAACTTGCTCATAATCTCAGGACCTGAAGAGATGCATCGTGCAAGCAAGGATGAGGTTGGTTTCTTCTCCCCAAAGAGAGGAAGCCACAGGATCTGTTCACTACCCTGGCCCAGGCTCTGTCACAACAACTGAGAAGCTCCTCCAGTCACTTCTGACAGACCCTAGGCTGGGCAAACAGTCAAGACCATGAAGGAAAGCCACACTGCTCATTTTTCCCTGCTATGAAAATGAGACGATGAGGATGCTAcaagaagaggaagttaaagGAGACAAGTTGGTAACAACTGGCTTGCCAGAACATCTGCCTGAGAATTTGATGCAGTGGTCACTCCCTACATCAGGTTACTTTTCCTAtgacccctcccctccatcctcagAGGATGCAGGACCAAGTGGATGATGGAGTATTCATGGCCTCCCTGACCTTACCCAGGTACTCTCATCTGTCCCTAAAGAGCCAATTCAGCATTCCCATATAGCTAGGGCAGATAAGGAAATAATTCTAATTTACCTGCTGACTCCCCCCGCACCCCCCAAACTGTTATTTGTCCTCCTATTTCTTGAATTGTAATAGAAGACAATCCTGGAGGCAAGGACATACAAAACACAATTAAAAGAGCCCTTCAACGCATGCCTATAACCTACTAAAGCCATTTGCCTTCCCTGGTAGGGTGTGTATTTGAATTAAGTCACACCCTATCAGGAGAAGCAAATGCCCTATGTCCCGTACCCCCTTTCAGAACCAGTGGTTCTTACCTCGGTCTCAGGTTTAACTAAACTGAGGGGGAGGAGTCGAAGGaaagagagtgagtgagtgaggagtgagtgagtgagtgagtgagtgagtgtgtgtgtgtgtgtgtgtgtgtgtgtgtgtgtgtgtgtgtgtacacatgatGAGGAGACATCACTAAGAGAAAGATCCAACTCATCTAAGAAAGAGCCAAGTAACTCACCATTGATCAGAAAGAAAAATGCTCCAGTCTCATTGGCCACAGCTCGAGCAATCAGGGTCTTCCCTGTGCCTGGAGGCCCATAAAGCAGGATGCCCCGAGGAGGCTGGGAACAGGCACAGAATAGGTTAAAAGGAGTTAAGCTAGCACCCACACTggttctcttccctccctcaacTCTATCTTTCAGAAGTTTAGCAAAGGCTCCTCATATTAGGGATGGGATGAAAAGCTTAAACCTGACAACAACAATGAGTCCTTAGTAGCAAAAGCAACAGTGTGACTCACTATTCAGCCCAGAGGAGTAAGTTGTTCACAGTGAAGGCactggaaggggagagaagacagGGAAAAGGTATCAAAAATTCTGGGGCATGAACTCAGAGGGTTCAGGAGCTAAGAAACCTTAAAAGTAAGACACAATACTTTGGAAAACTTTAGTCAAAGATTCCAGAAACTTCTGGAACCAAAAGGTGACCTCCTCCCCAGACTTCATGAAGGTGACCATATCAGGAAGAACAAATACCAGATCTTAGAGGTCTCTAAGGATGCAGGATCCAACTCTCCATCACTGTCCCGTAACCCCAACCCTTGATAAATTCTTCTAACCATCATCTCTATTAAGCCAAACCCAttaaaaaggatcttagaggccacCTGATGCCTGCATTATCAtcaagatgagaaaaccaagactcaAAGAGGTAACTTTGACTTGCCCATTGACCTAGTGTTTCCTTCTCCATGACATGAGACACAAGAGAGTAGCAGCTCAGTACTCCCTCACACAAACCGCTCACCCACCATAGTACAATCACTAAGTTGTACATGCATTCATTATTGAGTTATGTACTTCATGCAAGAAGCTGTGAGGAATATACAGATGAATGACACAGTTCCTAAGAGCTTTCAATCTAGTAATCCcaaactttttcttcttcaggctaatCATCAACTTTAACCTAGATGATTTTCCCATTGCTGTACTTCTCTTTGACCCCTTTCTCTAAACCCATTCCAGTCCTTCCATGACCTGACTTGGATATAATATTCAAATTAGGGATTCACCTAAAGACTACTTCCTGGCCTCCACTCACCCCATTTCTTCTAAGTCAATATTATGTTAGGTTATTAATTAAAGTGTCAGTGTGGAATCAGACTCAGTTTGTACTCTGAACTCCAGGACTCACATCTACCTCTATCCAAGGCAATCTTTCCCAAAGTATAAACCTTGGGATCCTACCCCCATAATTACATGCTTATTTTTACACCCACTTTTCTAATGACCAaatttatttctgtcttctgaaaGACTAGGAAAATCAGGCTAGTATCAGAACCTAAAATTTCCAGAAGCATATGTAACCAAGGCATTAATAAAATGACTGCAGACCAACCCTTCTATGGGATACTACTCACTATCCCCCTGCAATGTTTTTCACTCCCCCcttacttttcattctttcacaAAGTACAACTTGAAAAAGCTCTCTTCCTGGGCAGGGCCTTATCTGAAGGCAAAGGTCAAATACCTTTACACCAATGGCCTTGAAGAGGGCTGGATGTCTCAGTGGTAGCTCCACCATTTCCTTTATCTGAGCCAACTGTTTCCGGCAACCACCAATGTCATCATACCCCACTTCATTGAGGGATTCCTCTTCATCCTGGGTGAAATGAAGATGTTAGCAAGACCAAAGATTCAAATTCATCCAATGTCAGAATACATGGGGGTATAGATTATTTCAGAGAAAAGGAAGGCCTTGAGAAGAACAGATTTCCATAAGATATCCTGGTCCTGGATCCAAGAGATTCAAGGGAAATTTCCCCTAGAAAAATTCTCTAACACAGCTATTTCTACTGGCTGATGAAAACAATTCTATTGGAGCTTCACTTCAAGAGTTCTAAAGGTATTACTCCTGGAGAAGTTAAACTCACTGTGATCCGAGTATCTGTCCCCAAGTGTTTCTTCTCAAATTACCCTATCCAATTGTGTTCACTACAAGAAACCATCAGCCCCAAAGGCTACATTCTTCTGATTCTTGGCCCACACCAAAGCCCTTACTTCGATACCAGAGGTAAAACCAGGGAAAACTATCCTTATCTCAAGGAGCAGCTTAGCTTGGGCCCATACCTGAGGATGGAACTCTTTAGCCCCTCTAACTGCCACCATATCACTCCCAACCTAAGAACATTCTACTAACATGAATTCTCTACTCAACTTCCTCAGTACCCCACTCCAAACCATCCTACACACTCAAAAAAATTGATGAGCTTTCACCATAAGGGTACAGCTTACCTCTCGTTTGATGGGCTCCCCTTCACAATGGATCACTGTATCTGGAGCAACAATGCAGTAGGGGCTGGGATCTGTCTCCACCACTTTGAATTCCACAGCACGCATTCCACCACGGACAAGGAAGATGTCACCTGTAAGATCATTGTAGTATATAGTTACTGCAGGTAATAATAGTACATGGATAGTAAGCTAGAAAAGACCAAGTGTGAGTTCAACCACTAACACTGAGACCCAGAGCTCGGAAAGCACGTGGGTTCCCGTGTCCTGACACTTGGTTAAGGGACAGAACATTCATCTGGACTTAGAAAAACCTCTTTGCCACTTGGATACCCTGTACAGAAGAAGGAAGTCTTTCCAATAAATGATCAGTTTTTGCCATAGATGATTAACAGCCTAGACTTGAAACCAAACAAGGAAGAATAGCCAGTATTAGACTTTCACATAATACAGGCAGGAGGAACCATATACTCACTAGGAACCAGAATTAGGCAAACTGGCAAAAACCTTACCTAGGAAGGGTGTTGAGGGCCACCTGGAACCCAACCACCACCAAGGCCTAGCCTGAcctaagagaaataaaagaagtagCTTTCTCTCCTGGGGTACAGGATATTCCTATCTGAGTGGGGGCAGATAGGTGTGAGAAGTTAGAGAGGGAGGTCAGGAGTTAAGCATCTTCTAGAGGTCATGGATATCTGCACCAAATAACCCTACCTATAATCAAGGCACTGCTATGAAAATGGCTCTACTAGTTTTATTTCCTAAAACCCTTAACTTACCTTTCCGGATGGGTCGATAAGCTTCCAGGAAGTACGGCTTGAGGTACACCTCAAAGAGATTGCCGGTGATGCCTTCCACCGTGTCATCGATGGGCAGCACATGGATACGTTTGCCGTACTTCACATCTGGGCACGGCTGGATGCTGAGGACGACAAGCAGACTCCACGTTACCCACCACACTGCCGCCCCAAGCACTGGGTGTCGGAAAGGGCCTGGTACAGAGAGCTGATggcaagtgaaagagaaaaggcagggacggCTTTAGGTGAAGAGAGGTAGGAGAGTGGAATGGGAGGGAGGGTAGGAGAAAAGGCAGGAGCTGAAGCAAGACATCATACACCCAGGGCCCTGGACTCCGAGGGGAAGAGCGAATGCCAGAAATTCCAGATGGGAAGCAAGATTAAGGATAATGACTCTTACTGTCACTCAAGGGAAGCAATATGGGGAAAAAAGAGCAGCTCTTCAAAGGGAAATTGTTAACCTCCTATCCCACTTCCCCTTGATGTCTTTCATGGCCTCACTTAACAAGGAAGTTTGGACCAGGAGTGGGAAAGTGTAAATGAAAGAATAGTCAGTTAAACACGAGAAACAGAGCCCCAATAACAGTCATTATACACATGGATGCAAATATACCTCCACTCTATGTGTGTCTCAGAAGCATGCCTAACGGATCTCTTTAGCCCTAGTCTCCTAAGAAAAAGATTAGATGACACTCATAGCCAGGAGAAAGTAACTAAATACACCAAAATGAATTAATACAGAGAGTGAGAACCCTAGTGTAAAAGGCAATGTGAAGATTTCAACCAAGGATTGGACAGAGGAACCTGActggaacagaaagaaaaagcaaa from Notamacropus eugenii isolate mMacEug1 chromosome 1, mMacEug1.pri_v2, whole genome shotgun sequence includes these protein-coding regions:
- the LOC140502520 gene encoding transitional endoplasmic reticulum ATPase isoform X4, translating into MASGADSKADDLSTAILKQKNRPNRLIVDEAINEDNSVVSLSQAKMDELQLFRGDTVLLKGKKRREAVCIVLSDDTCSDEKIRMNRVVRNNLRVRLGDVISIQPCPDVKYGKRIHVLPIDDTVEGITGNLFEVYLKPYFLEAYRPIRKGDIFLVRGGMRAVEFKVVETDPSPYCIVAPDTVIHCEGEPIKREDEEESLNEVGYDDIGGCRKQLAQIKEMVELPLRHPALFKAIGVKPPRGILLYGPPGTGKTLIARAVANETGAFFFLINGPEIMSKLAGESESNLRKAFEEAEKNAPAIIFIDELDAIAPKREKTHGEVERRIVSQLLTLMDGLKQRAHVIVMAATNRPNSIDPALRRFGRFDREVDIGIPDATGRLEILQIHTKNMKLADDVDLEQVANETHGHVGADLAALCSEAALQAIRKKMDLIDLEDETIDAEVMNSLAVTMDDFRWALSQSNPSALRETVVEVPQVTWEDIGGLEDVKRELQELVQYPVEHPDKFLKFGMTPSKGVLFYGPPGCGKTLLAKAIANECQANFISIKGPELLTMWFGESEANVREIFDKARQAAPCVLFFDELDSIAKARGGNIGDGGGAADRVINQILTEMDGMSTKKNVFIIGATNRPDIIDPAILRPGRLDQLIYIPLPDEKSRVAILKANLRKSPVAKDVDLEFLAKMTNGFSGADLTEICQRACKLAIRESIESEIRRERERQTNPSAMEVEEDDPVPEIRRDHFEEAMRFARRSVSDNDIRKYEMFAQTLQQSRGFGSFRFPSGNQGGAGPSQGSGGGTGGNVYTEDNDDDLYG
- the LOC140502520 gene encoding transitional endoplasmic reticulum ATPase isoform X3, which produces MSPDRQGTQGSVFLSGGSQAPRVPEIFLETAAALIIVGRFQDSLTVCEELLSRIALLVPQKLQLGQGEPSLRSALSSVPPLSENPSEHLFCLLWASVAHLLQGQAHAGLGDRRKALEEFSRCLELLFRVQPLNRVVDQDAGGDIDQGSSGGRVDVISSSEDELLFEIHPPVKVLQRLKAVTLICRGLEWVAGGQDARALQDFLLGVQVFPGDRNASLHLLHVLWRLERREEAIAIYQRLEAEDDQQQDDSEGSKADDLSTAILKQKNRPNRLIVDEAINEDNSVVSLSQAKMDELQLFRGDTVLLKGKKRREAVCIVLSDDTCSDEKIRMNRVVRNNLRVRLGDVISIQPCPDVKYGKRIHVLPIDDTVEGITGNLFEVYLKPYFLEAYRPIRKGDIFLVRGGMRAVEFKVVETDPSPYCIVAPDTVIHCEGEPIKREDEEESLNEVGYDDIGGCRKQLAQIKEMVELPLRHPALFKAIGVKPPRGILLYGPPGTGKTLIARAVANETGAFFFLINGPEIMSKLAGESESNLRKAFEEAEKNAPAIIFIDELDAIAPKREKTHGEVERRIVSQLLTLMDGLKQRAHVIVMAATNRPNSIDPALRRFGRFDREVDIGIPDATGRLEILQIHTKNMKLADDVDLEQVANETHGHVGADLAALCSEAALQAIRKKMDLIDLEDETIDAEVMNSLAVTMDDFRWALSQSNPSALRETVVEVPQVTWEDIGGLEDVKRELQELVQYPVEHPDKFLKFGMTPSKGVLFYGPPGCGKTLLAKAIANECQANFISIKGPELLTMWFGESEANVREIFDKARQAAPCVLFFDELDSIAKARGGNIGDGGGAADRVINQILTEMDGMSTKKNVFIIGATNRPDIIDPAILRPGRLDQLIYIPLPDEKSRVAILKANLRKSPVAKDVDLEFLAKMTNGFSGADLTEICQRACKLAIRESIESEIRRERERQTNPSAMEVEEDDPVPEIRRDHFEEAMRFARRSVSDNDIRKYEMFAQTLQQSRGFGSFRFPSGNQGGAGPSQGSGGGTGGNVYTEDNDDDLYG